Proteins co-encoded in one Dokdonella sp. genomic window:
- a CDS encoding GIY-YIG nuclease family protein codes for MTDRRWFVYLVECRTRRIYTGVTPDLVNRMNAHRRGRGAAFTRINPPERLLAAKPFENRSEAQQVEAQVKRLPAAHKRFLAAEWSKEHPVDERAQEALALGQG; via the coding sequence ATGACTGACCGCCGCTGGTTCGTGTACTTGGTGGAGTGCCGGACCCGTCGTATCTATACCGGGGTCACGCCCGATCTCGTGAACCGGATGAATGCACATCGGCGCGGACGCGGTGCGGCGTTCACGCGGATCAATCCGCCGGAGCGGCTGCTCGCCGCGAAGCCGTTCGAGAATCGCAGCGAAGCGCAGCAGGTGGAAGCCCAAGTAAAGCGCCTTCCCGCGGCCCACAAGCGATTTCTGGCGGCGGAGTGGTCAAAGGAGCACCCGGTCGACGAGCGCGCCCAGGAAGCGCTTGCGCTCGGTCAGGGCTAG
- a CDS encoding RloB family protein, with translation MGRDNSAKERQRRQLERKLNQRASYDRILIVSEGSKTEPNYFGEIRAAHRLHTANVVVRPSELGTAPIQVVQYAKELFEGGDRHRRIQARAFEQVFAVFDRDDHESYFDALRLAESLDGKLRSDARQPVRFRAIASVPSFELWLLLHYEDIRAPLHRDEVLRRLRQHFPNYIKGAGNAFATTRNQLDVAAQRAEALAARFTADNAPEPFTAVVELVRLLTTLRG, from the coding sequence ATGGGCCGTGACAATTCCGCCAAAGAACGACAGCGCAGGCAGCTCGAGCGCAAGCTGAACCAGCGCGCCAGCTACGACCGCATCCTGATCGTCTCCGAGGGCAGCAAGACCGAGCCGAACTACTTCGGCGAAATCCGCGCCGCGCATCGGCTGCATACGGCCAACGTGGTGGTGCGGCCCAGCGAACTAGGCACCGCTCCGATTCAGGTGGTGCAGTACGCCAAGGAACTGTTCGAGGGTGGCGACCGGCATCGGCGCATTCAAGCCCGCGCCTTCGAGCAGGTGTTCGCGGTGTTCGACCGTGATGACCACGAAAGCTATTTCGACGCTCTGCGGCTGGCCGAATCGTTGGACGGCAAGTTGCGGAGCGACGCCAGACAGCCGGTGCGCTTTCGTGCCATTGCCTCGGTGCCCAGCTTCGAGCTGTGGCTGCTGCTGCACTACGAGGACATCCGTGCGCCGCTGCATCGCGACGAGGTGTTGCGCCGGTTGCGTCAGCACTTCCCGAACTACATCAAGGGCGCAGGCAATGCCTTCGCCACGACACGCAACCAACTGGATGTCGCCGCGCAGCGGGCCGAGGCATTGGCCGCGCGGTTCACGGCGGACAACGCCCCCGAACCGTTCACCGCCGTGGTTGAGCTCGTCAGGCTGCTGACGACACTGCGAGGTTGA
- a CDS encoding helicase-related protein: MKLPDSLNLHVEGRLSEADAKRQARSAQVILERFRTQPGVILGDEVGMGKTFVALAVAASFVVRDPSRPVVIMVPRGVVRKWERDSGTFRSECLREDEERARFRVKVAETGIEFLKLLDDPEEREPATVIVLAHGALQGRLADNWAKLALLQAAIKGRHGADQLRERLARYASKVLRMGPRVTEDLVLRLLKSPTADWKRHIVKQGLLSESDDDPVPQLFVETVERLDLSDVYTRVLEVIPARGSKYLNDRLRAARNALNNASDGVLPPIWRQVLRKMSLALPLLVLDEAHRARHGGTQLAQLLAQHREGLDAASGQLAHRFERMLFLTATPFQLGHAELCNVLSRFEAVAWDESRAAAMGREAFVATIRDLRAKLDAMQLSTERLERAWKRLLIPDLDEAISTYGETWWTEGERAENTECSSVANERVRGVMLAYREARAAIRFAEQRLREWVLRSSRSLCLPPPFDRVPRRERVEGAAVVSELQTGATVLTGGLRVTASNALPFLLAARLGTLGCAHRVFGDGIASSYEALTETRREADTVAPEDAEAEGQVSGSWHLARLRESVQAIGTRGRALHPKVSATIDLAMALWRRGEKVLIFCHYRQTGRALHRYLSEAMIEEIEARAAKQLGCPRGEVTAAMRRFIDRLDRDRATDVIELIDAMLACYPELQEPPRRASIHDIVLRFLRTPTFLVRFADLAVDKIPAGWIDSMFDSPDASGQSLREVLRKFLDFLAVRCGTEERDAYLDALSKIQTGAHAGAEVEASFGEDEAQVGERSRLVANVRRVYGDTRDQTRDRIMLTFNTPFYPEILIASSVMAEGVDLHLNCRHVIHHDLDWNPSSLEQRTGRIDRLGSKAERSGRSIKVYLPYVEGCQDEKLFRVVMDRERWFGVVMGADESMSRVLSASAWEVERMAEQPLIPTPMVDALKLRLGADE, translated from the coding sequence ATGAAGCTGCCTGATTCCTTGAATCTGCATGTGGAAGGACGGCTTTCGGAAGCTGATGCCAAGCGGCAGGCGCGCTCGGCCCAAGTCATCCTCGAACGCTTCAGGACCCAGCCCGGTGTGATCCTAGGCGACGAAGTAGGCATGGGAAAGACCTTCGTGGCGCTCGCGGTAGCGGCGTCGTTCGTGGTCCGCGACCCGAGCCGGCCCGTCGTGATCATGGTGCCGCGCGGCGTGGTGAGGAAATGGGAGCGCGACAGCGGCACGTTCCGCAGCGAATGCTTGCGCGAGGATGAGGAGCGCGCCCGATTCCGGGTGAAGGTTGCGGAAACCGGAATCGAGTTTCTGAAGCTGCTCGATGATCCGGAGGAACGAGAGCCCGCCACCGTCATCGTACTGGCACACGGCGCACTGCAGGGTCGCCTCGCAGACAACTGGGCCAAGCTGGCCTTGCTTCAGGCTGCCATCAAGGGCCGCCATGGTGCCGACCAACTGCGGGAGCGATTGGCGCGCTATGCCTCCAAGGTGCTCCGCATGGGGCCTCGGGTCACCGAGGACCTTGTGCTCAGGTTGCTGAAGTCGCCGACCGCTGATTGGAAGCGGCACATCGTCAAGCAGGGCCTGCTCAGCGAGTCTGACGATGACCCGGTGCCACAACTGTTCGTCGAGACCGTCGAGAGACTCGACTTGAGCGACGTGTACACCCGCGTACTCGAAGTCATTCCAGCGCGAGGTTCGAAATACCTGAATGATCGCCTGCGCGCTGCCCGCAATGCGCTGAACAACGCGAGCGACGGCGTGCTGCCCCCGATCTGGCGTCAGGTGCTTCGGAAGATGAGCCTGGCGCTCCCGCTGCTCGTACTGGACGAGGCACATCGCGCCCGTCATGGGGGCACGCAGCTTGCCCAGTTGCTGGCCCAGCACAGGGAGGGACTTGACGCAGCCAGTGGCCAGCTCGCGCATCGTTTCGAGAGGATGCTGTTTCTGACGGCCACACCGTTCCAGCTCGGGCATGCCGAGCTGTGCAACGTGCTGTCCCGCTTTGAAGCTGTGGCGTGGGACGAAAGCCGTGCGGCAGCCATGGGACGCGAGGCCTTCGTGGCGACAATCCGCGATCTGCGGGCCAAGCTGGATGCCATGCAACTCTCCACGGAACGCCTCGAGCGCGCCTGGAAGCGGCTGCTCATACCGGACCTCGACGAGGCGATCAGCACCTATGGGGAGACCTGGTGGACCGAAGGTGAGCGCGCCGAGAACACTGAGTGCTCTTCGGTCGCCAACGAGCGCGTGCGCGGCGTGATGCTCGCGTACCGCGAAGCTCGCGCGGCGATTCGATTCGCGGAGCAACGGCTGCGTGAATGGGTGCTGCGCAGTTCTCGCTCACTCTGCCTGCCGCCACCTTTTGATCGGGTTCCTCGCCGGGAGCGTGTCGAAGGCGCAGCGGTCGTGTCCGAGCTGCAGACTGGTGCGACTGTGTTGACCGGAGGGCTTCGCGTTACAGCATCCAATGCGCTGCCTTTCCTGCTGGCTGCACGTCTGGGTACCTTGGGCTGCGCTCACCGTGTTTTTGGGGACGGCATAGCATCGAGTTATGAAGCCCTGACCGAAACGCGGCGCGAGGCAGACACCGTCGCCCCGGAGGATGCGGAGGCAGAAGGTCAAGTGTCTGGCAGCTGGCACTTGGCCCGACTGCGAGAGTCCGTGCAGGCCATCGGAACACGCGGACGCGCCCTGCATCCCAAGGTGAGCGCCACCATCGACCTTGCGATGGCGCTTTGGCGACGCGGAGAGAAGGTCCTGATCTTCTGTCACTACCGACAGACGGGTCGAGCACTGCATCGGTACTTGTCGGAGGCGATGATTGAGGAGATCGAAGCACGCGCCGCCAAGCAGCTGGGTTGCCCACGGGGTGAAGTGACCGCTGCCATGCGGCGATTCATCGACCGACTCGACAGGGATCGGGCGACGGATGTGATCGAGCTGATCGACGCGATGTTGGCCTGCTATCCGGAACTGCAGGAACCGCCAAGACGCGCCTCCATCCACGACATCGTCCTTCGCTTTCTTCGTACGCCGACGTTTCTCGTGCGATTCGCGGACCTTGCGGTGGACAAGATTCCTGCCGGATGGATCGACTCGATGTTCGACAGCCCGGATGCCTCGGGCCAGAGTCTTCGCGAGGTGCTTCGGAAGTTCCTCGATTTTCTCGCCGTGCGCTGCGGTACTGAGGAGCGGGACGCCTACCTGGACGCGCTTTCCAAGATTCAGACGGGCGCTCATGCAGGGGCCGAAGTTGAAGCCTCCTTTGGTGAGGACGAAGCCCAAGTCGGTGAGCGGTCGCGTCTGGTGGCGAACGTCCGCCGCGTCTACGGCGACACTCGGGATCAGACCCGGGATCGCATCATGCTGACCTTCAACACACCCTTCTACCCGGAGATCCTGATCGCCAGCAGCGTGATGGCTGAGGGGGTGGACTTGCACCTCAATTGCCGCCACGTGATTCACCACGATCTGGACTGGAATCCCAGCTCGCTGGAGCAGCGCACCGGCCGCATTGACCGTCTCGGATCGAAGGCCGAGCGTAGCGGTCGCTCCATCAAGGTGTACCTGCCCTATGTCGAAGGCTGCCAGGATGAGAAGCTATTCCGCGTGGTCATGGACCGCGAGCGGTGGTTCGGCGTTGTGATGGGGGCAGATGAATCGATGAGCCGGGTTTTGTCGGCCAGTGCTTGGGAGGTCGAACGGATGGCTGAGCAGCCTTTGATCCCAACGCCCATGGTTGATGCACTGAAGTTGCGACTTGGGGCAGACGAATGA
- a CDS encoding type I restriction endonuclease subunit R produces MKEDHLEAVCLDWLAGLGWECLHGDAVSPGGELAARERYADVVLTPRLRDAVLRLAPDLSPSEVDEVVAKVASYGSQSLVDGNREMYDWLRNGVPLERIESDGRRSVLRVPVIDFDGPNDLLAVQQFTVHGQKLRRPDLVLFVNGLPLVVIELKNPADPNADYEKAYNQIQTYKADIPQLFAYNLLNVISDGTVARYGSLSADLSRHSRWRLVGGEKAAKGMLELESLMRGLMEPRTLLDFFRGFVAFGGSDGGASFKIIAQWHQYHGVKKAVQRAVDALTHRKDGKGGVIWFTQGSGKSLLALFYVMALRERSEFANPTVVLVTDRKDLDGQLFETFADCRWSIRATPVQANSRDDLREQLTAVEAGGVFFTTINKFAPERGQTSVPVLCERSNVIVIADEAHRTQYGFRADLDTKTGQTKYGLAKYMRDALPNAIYLGMTGTPVSLDDRDTEAVFGTYVDVYDMIAAQEDEAVVPVSYESRIIELRFNEAEKQALMDEFLEATEDEDEQEQGQTVSRLTRLEALAMADGRLATLAADLVAHWEARKEQIEGKAMIVAVSREAAVRLFDELVKLRPAWGDPDIAKGRLKIVMTSNSSDPSHYQQHRTDRSGAKLLEKRFKDADDPLDLVIVRDMWLTGFDAPPVHTLYVDKPMQGHGLMQAIARTNRIWKDKPGGLIVDYIGIGEELKKAIRQYTRDAGQEREPVDTSGEALRILLDTLDVIRREFFHGFDYAGFADPKRALALLGPAMEHVLQVDPEPDDKGRNRGVRTFLDQVLKLTKAQSLSGTRSAAMEVREEIAFFQAVRVCLIKLTRAGESRSRLEKEAALRQLVAKGVLVEGVKDVFGTLGLGKPDISLLDEQFLAQIQKMPTKNLAAELLERLIADQVKARGQKNAMQAKEFTQKLEEAIAKYQNRALTTVEVIEELIKLAKEINAAKPPEGLTEEEFAFYQALCENESAVREMGHPVLRALAQELTDKLRKSATINWQNRKSSRARMLAMVKVLLAKHKYPPDAQPDATDKVIAQAELLADSWAFEHP; encoded by the coding sequence ATGAAAGAGGACCATCTCGAGGCCGTCTGTCTCGACTGGCTAGCCGGTCTGGGTTGGGAATGCCTGCATGGCGACGCGGTATCGCCGGGTGGGGAGCTGGCTGCAAGAGAACGCTACGCCGATGTCGTGCTGACGCCGCGCTTGCGTGACGCGGTGTTGCGGCTTGCGCCTGATCTGTCGCCGTCCGAAGTGGACGAGGTCGTTGCCAAGGTCGCGAGCTACGGCTCGCAGTCGCTGGTCGACGGCAACCGCGAGATGTACGACTGGCTGCGCAATGGGGTGCCGCTGGAACGCATCGAGTCAGACGGGCGACGCAGCGTGCTGCGCGTGCCGGTGATCGACTTCGATGGCCCCAACGACCTACTCGCGGTCCAGCAGTTCACCGTACACGGCCAGAAGCTCCGCCGGCCCGACCTGGTGCTGTTCGTCAATGGACTGCCGCTGGTAGTGATTGAGCTGAAGAACCCGGCCGATCCGAATGCCGACTACGAGAAGGCGTACAACCAGATTCAGACATACAAGGCCGATATCCCGCAGCTGTTCGCCTACAACCTGCTGAACGTCATCTCTGACGGCACCGTAGCCCGCTACGGCTCGCTCAGCGCTGATCTGAGCCGTCATTCCCGTTGGCGCCTGGTGGGCGGCGAAAAGGCCGCCAAGGGCATGTTGGAGCTGGAGTCGCTGATGCGCGGCCTGATGGAGCCGCGCACCCTGCTCGATTTCTTCCGCGGGTTCGTGGCCTTTGGCGGCAGCGACGGCGGAGCTAGCTTCAAGATCATCGCGCAGTGGCATCAGTACCACGGCGTGAAGAAAGCGGTGCAACGAGCTGTCGACGCCCTGACCCATCGCAAAGACGGCAAGGGCGGCGTGATCTGGTTCACCCAGGGCTCGGGCAAGTCGCTGCTCGCCTTGTTCTACGTGATGGCCCTGCGCGAGCGATCCGAGTTCGCGAACCCGACCGTCGTGCTGGTCACCGACCGCAAAGACCTGGACGGCCAGTTGTTCGAGACCTTTGCCGACTGCCGCTGGTCGATCCGTGCCACGCCGGTGCAGGCCAACAGCCGCGACGACCTGCGCGAGCAGCTCACGGCCGTGGAAGCCGGCGGCGTGTTCTTCACCACCATCAACAAGTTCGCGCCCGAGCGTGGCCAGACTTCGGTGCCGGTGCTGTGCGAGCGCAGCAACGTCATCGTGATCGCCGACGAGGCCCATCGCACGCAGTACGGCTTCAGGGCCGACCTCGACACAAAGACGGGCCAGACCAAATACGGCCTCGCAAAGTACATGCGCGACGCGCTGCCGAACGCGATCTACCTGGGCATGACCGGCACGCCCGTCAGCCTGGACGACCGCGATACCGAGGCAGTGTTCGGCACCTACGTCGACGTCTACGACATGATCGCCGCGCAGGAAGACGAGGCGGTGGTGCCAGTCAGCTACGAGAGCCGGATCATCGAGCTTCGCTTCAATGAGGCCGAGAAGCAGGCGCTCATGGACGAGTTCCTGGAGGCGACCGAGGACGAGGACGAACAGGAGCAGGGCCAGACGGTCAGTCGGCTGACCCGGCTCGAGGCCTTGGCGATGGCGGATGGTCGTCTGGCGACCCTGGCCGCCGATCTGGTCGCCCACTGGGAAGCGCGCAAGGAGCAGATCGAGGGCAAGGCGATGATCGTGGCGGTCTCACGCGAGGCGGCCGTGCGGCTGTTCGACGAGCTCGTGAAGCTGCGGCCCGCGTGGGGCGACCCGGATATCGCCAAGGGTCGACTGAAGATCGTGATGACCAGCAACTCGTCTGACCCTTCGCACTACCAGCAGCATCGGACCGACCGCTCGGGCGCCAAGCTGTTGGAGAAGCGCTTCAAGGACGCGGACGACCCCCTCGACCTGGTGATTGTTCGCGACATGTGGCTAACCGGTTTCGACGCGCCACCGGTCCACACGCTCTATGTCGACAAGCCCATGCAGGGCCACGGGCTGATGCAGGCAATCGCCCGCACCAATCGCATCTGGAAGGACAAGCCCGGCGGGCTGATCGTCGACTACATCGGCATTGGCGAGGAGCTGAAGAAGGCCATCCGCCAGTACACCCGAGACGCTGGGCAGGAGCGCGAGCCGGTCGACACCTCAGGTGAGGCGCTGCGCATCCTGCTCGACACGCTGGACGTGATCCGCCGCGAGTTCTTCCACGGCTTCGACTACGCCGGCTTCGCTGACCCCAAGCGCGCACTTGCCCTGCTGGGGCCGGCGATGGAGCACGTCCTGCAGGTCGACCCCGAGCCGGACGACAAGGGCCGCAATCGCGGCGTGCGCACCTTCCTCGACCAGGTGCTGAAGTTGACCAAGGCGCAGTCGCTGTCCGGCACCCGAAGCGCGGCGATGGAGGTGCGCGAGGAGATCGCGTTCTTCCAGGCGGTGCGAGTGTGTCTGATCAAGCTGACGCGTGCCGGTGAGTCGCGATCGCGGCTCGAAAAAGAAGCGGCGCTTCGTCAGCTCGTCGCCAAGGGCGTGTTGGTCGAGGGCGTGAAAGACGTCTTCGGCACACTGGGCCTCGGCAAGCCGGACATCTCGCTGCTGGACGAACAGTTCCTCGCCCAGATCCAGAAGATGCCGACCAAGAACCTGGCCGCCGAACTGCTGGAGCGACTGATCGCCGACCAGGTGAAGGCGCGTGGCCAGAAGAACGCCATGCAGGCCAAGGAGTTCACCCAGAAGCTCGAAGAGGCGATCGCCAAATACCAGAACCGCGCGTTGACCACGGTGGAGGTGATCGAGGAACTGATCAAGCTCGCCAAGGAGATCAACGCCGCCAAGCCACCGGAAGGCCTGACCGAGGAGGAGTTCGCCTTCTATCAGGCGCTATGCGAGAACGAATCCGCCGTGCGCGAGATGGGCCACCCGGTACTGCGCGCACTGGCGCAGGAGCTGACCGACAAGCTGCGCAAGTCGGCGACGATCAACTGGCAGAACCGCAAGTCGTCGCGTGCAAGGATGCTGGCCATGGTCAAAGTGCTGCTGGCCAAGCACAAGTACCCGCCGGATGCGCAACCTGACGCCACTGACAAAGTGATTGCGCAGGCCGAGCTGCTGGCCGATAGCTGGGCCTTCGAGCACCCGTAA
- a CDS encoding ATP-binding protein: MLVEFHVKNFRSLRDEQVLSLVASKDKTLADTHALATGLTAVPQLLKSAAIYGANASGKSNLIKALQYMRGVVLESAALPPSQPFAVQPFRLDAESGGQPTEFEVTFILDGVRYQYGFAMTQQRIVAEHLLVYKAFKPQRWFERHFDEATGKDVYEFGPGLKGPKNVWEGATRPNALFVSMAVQLNSEALRPVFDWFATGLVIFNEQAQIGPQFSIQMLKQPDGRKQICEFLSAADISIADINVETRKVPGQSVHFDLLAGKTEVRSEEVEEHQLLFSHVTEKGKAVFGLMDESGGTRNLLFLAGPVLDILRKGLTLVIDELDTSLHTLLVRELVRLFHRPEVNTGGAQLIFTTHDTSLLDAADLFRRDQVWLVEKDAHQASALVALSEFSPRKNEALERGYLMGRYGGVPLLSDSLGQTH, translated from the coding sequence ATGCTGGTCGAGTTCCACGTCAAGAACTTCCGCAGCCTGCGCGACGAGCAGGTGTTGAGCCTAGTCGCGTCCAAGGACAAGACCCTGGCCGACACCCACGCCCTGGCAACCGGCCTGACGGCAGTGCCGCAACTGCTCAAGAGCGCCGCCATCTACGGCGCGAACGCCAGCGGCAAGTCCAACCTCATCAAGGCGCTGCAATACATGCGCGGCGTGGTGTTGGAGTCGGCGGCGCTGCCACCGAGTCAGCCCTTCGCCGTACAGCCTTTCAGGCTCGACGCCGAATCCGGCGGCCAACCCACGGAGTTCGAAGTCACCTTCATCTTGGACGGCGTTCGGTACCAGTACGGCTTCGCCATGACGCAGCAGCGCATCGTGGCCGAGCACCTGCTGGTCTACAAGGCCTTCAAGCCGCAACGCTGGTTCGAGCGCCATTTCGATGAGGCCACGGGCAAGGACGTTTACGAGTTCGGCCCCGGCCTGAAGGGGCCGAAAAATGTGTGGGAGGGTGCGACCCGCCCCAACGCCCTGTTCGTCTCGATGGCGGTGCAGCTCAACAGCGAGGCGCTGCGCCCGGTGTTCGACTGGTTCGCCACCGGCCTGGTCATCTTCAACGAGCAGGCGCAGATCGGCCCACAGTTCTCAATCCAGATGCTCAAGCAGCCCGATGGCCGCAAGCAGATCTGCGAATTCCTCAGCGCCGCCGACATCAGCATCGCGGACATCAACGTCGAGACCCGCAAGGTGCCGGGACAGTCCGTGCATTTCGACCTGCTCGCGGGCAAGACCGAAGTCCGCTCGGAGGAAGTCGAGGAGCATCAACTGCTGTTCTCCCACGTCACGGAGAAGGGCAAGGCAGTGTTCGGCCTGATGGATGAATCCGGCGGCACGCGCAATCTGCTGTTCCTCGCTGGGCCGGTGCTGGACATCCTGCGCAAGGGGCTGACGCTGGTCATCGACGAGCTGGACACCAGCCTGCACACCTTGCTGGTGCGTGAACTGGTGCGACTGTTCCATCGCCCCGAGGTCAACACGGGCGGCGCACAACTGATCTTCACCACGCACGACACCTCGCTGCTGGATGCGGCCGACCTGTTCCGCCGCGATCAGGTGTGGCTGGTGGAGAAGGATGCGCACCAGGCCTCCGCGCTGGTGGCCCTGTCCGAATTCAGCCCGCGCAAGAACGAGGCGCTGGAGCGCGGCTACCTGATGGGCCGTTACGGCGGCGTGCCCCTGCTCAGCGACAGCTTGGGGCAGACGCACTGA
- a CDS encoding DNA-binding protein — protein sequence MARGGLYKSDVQKARDALRAQGKHPSVDAVRVALGNTGSKTTIHRYLKELEEEEGQGLGAKVAVSDALQDLVGRLAGRLHEEAEAVVAEARQRFEAQLQERGQALERAQQESAALSAQLQRAETALHEEKTARAATQQALAERMTEVAQLGERIAGLTTRLAEHESHVQSLEQKHQHAREALEHYRTSVKEQREQEQRRHEHQVQELQVALRQANEALTAKNHELVQLNRDNGQWLERHSRLERELAQVRHGADDQRKELDALRLTATEHQALQTRWAQDTQTLEAVRTELASARADLTKERERREQAEADALRASVRLDTLEQLLAQLRPDHVDSSDARKNPATQ from the coding sequence ATGGCCCGTGGCGGGTTGTACAAGAGCGACGTGCAGAAGGCTCGCGATGCGCTGCGGGCGCAGGGCAAGCACCCGTCGGTGGACGCGGTGCGGGTGGCGCTGGGCAACACCGGCTCCAAGACCACCATCCACCGCTACCTGAAAGAGCTGGAAGAAGAGGAAGGGCAAGGCCTGGGCGCCAAGGTAGCGGTCAGCGACGCGCTACAGGATCTGGTCGGCCGGCTCGCCGGGCGCCTGCACGAAGAGGCCGAGGCCGTCGTCGCCGAGGCCCGGCAGCGCTTCGAGGCGCAGCTGCAAGAGCGCGGCCAGGCGCTGGAGCGCGCCCAGCAAGAATCGGCCGCCCTGAGTGCACAGCTCCAGCGCGCTGAAACCGCGTTGCATGAGGAAAAGACCGCGCGCGCCGCCACTCAGCAGGCGCTGGCCGAACGGATGACGGAGGTCGCGCAGCTCGGCGAACGCATCGCCGGCCTGACCACCCGCCTGGCCGAGCACGAGAGCCACGTGCAGTCGCTGGAGCAGAAGCACCAGCACGCCCGCGAGGCGCTGGAGCACTACCGGACGTCGGTCAAGGAGCAGCGCGAGCAGGAGCAGCGCCGGCATGAGCACCAGGTGCAGGAACTGCAGGTCGCGCTGCGACAGGCCAATGAGGCGTTGACCGCCAAGAACCACGAGTTGGTGCAGCTCAACCGCGACAATGGGCAGTGGCTAGAGCGCCACAGTCGGCTGGAGCGGGAGCTGGCGCAGGTCCGGCATGGCGCGGACGATCAGCGGAAGGAACTGGACGCGCTGCGGCTCACGGCTACCGAGCACCAGGCCCTGCAGACGCGCTGGGCGCAAGATACCCAGACCCTCGAAGCCGTACGGACGGAGTTGGCCAGCGCTCGCGCCGATCTAACGAAGGAGCGGGAACGTCGCGAACAGGCCGAAGCCGACGCACTGCGGGCTAGTGTGCGCCTGGACACGTTGGAGCAGTTGCTGGCGCAATTACGACCCGATCACGTGGATAGTTCGGACGCGCGAAAAAATCCGGCAACTCAATGA
- a CDS encoding tyrosine-type recombinase/integrase: MTNVVAISGTPNSSLAKENRPEPGSERSLAFLGGDGHAYAFNLVRDWEAQLIHLEGLKGNSAKSFADDVFRLLNHAKVAPWDLKKEHVTSFLQARSKLRPSGALSPATVGSYCAAWRSFQNFMLELDRVNEIVARFKTRPRKFVTEENSIAVKKYKANWVPKAWALTPEEIDAIDAQFVADIKQAFASRSKSLLPLQRDRVMFHLSIHFALRVSELVTVELPAFQPSHDPKLAHFGNFGTLTITGKNDVTGTIPMREPEVFGLLEWYLSSVRQKILLRRKDAGNGLCEFDGRKFVTSQLLFPSERGGVINPQAFRKRLKKMAMRAGVIRKKLTPHVLRHTGCTLMVPVYSPEIAQKYMRHKNLFTTLYYYHPTPLNAAHEVNSAVALFRDDEE; this comes from the coding sequence ATGACGAACGTTGTGGCCATCTCTGGAACGCCCAATAGTTCACTGGCCAAGGAAAACCGGCCAGAGCCGGGTAGCGAGCGCAGCCTTGCGTTCCTCGGTGGCGACGGCCACGCCTACGCCTTCAACCTCGTTCGCGACTGGGAAGCTCAGCTCATCCATCTGGAAGGGCTCAAGGGCAACAGCGCCAAGAGCTTCGCCGACGACGTGTTCCGGCTGCTCAACCACGCCAAGGTCGCACCGTGGGACCTCAAGAAAGAGCATGTCACCAGCTTCTTGCAGGCGCGGTCCAAGCTGCGGCCGAGCGGCGCGCTGTCGCCGGCGACCGTCGGCAGCTACTGCGCTGCCTGGCGCTCGTTCCAGAACTTCATGCTCGAACTAGATCGCGTCAACGAGATCGTGGCGCGCTTCAAGACGCGACCACGCAAGTTCGTCACCGAAGAGAACTCGATTGCCGTCAAGAAGTACAAGGCGAACTGGGTTCCGAAGGCTTGGGCGCTGACGCCGGAAGAGATTGACGCGATCGATGCCCAGTTCGTGGCCGACATCAAGCAGGCGTTTGCGTCCCGGAGCAAGTCCCTGCTGCCGCTCCAGCGCGACCGCGTCATGTTTCACCTCTCGATCCACTTCGCCTTGCGCGTTTCCGAGTTGGTGACGGTCGAGCTTCCGGCGTTCCAGCCCAGCCACGATCCCAAGCTGGCTCACTTCGGAAATTTCGGCACGCTCACGATCACCGGCAAAAACGACGTGACCGGCACCATCCCGATGCGGGAGCCGGAAGTCTTTGGTCTGCTGGAGTGGTACCTGTCCTCTGTCCGCCAGAAGATCCTGCTGCGTCGGAAAGACGCTGGCAACGGCCTGTGCGAGTTCGACGGACGGAAGTTCGTCACCTCACAGCTGCTGTTCCCCAGCGAGCGCGGCGGCGTGATCAACCCCCAGGCATTTCGCAAGCGCCTGAAGAAGATGGCGATGCGCGCTGGCGTGATCCGCAAGAAGCTCACACCGCATGTGCTGCGCCATACCGGGTGCACGCTCATGGTGCCGGTGTACTCGCCCGAAATCGCGCAGAAGTACATGCGCCACAAGAACCTGTTCACTACGCTCTACTACTACCACCCCACACCGCTGAACGCCGCGCACGAGGTCAACAGCGCCGTTGCCCTGTTCCGCGATGACGAGGAATGA
- a CDS encoding helix-turn-helix transcriptional regulator — translation MKIKLRNRLEVLMKDSGVNSFEEMAQRLTQNQGCKITRTALSRKFRDQDVSLALSMIEAICNELQCLPGDIFETEVSDASETFVEELRTRLQPFRYGTIRLQKPGPATEMASEPTGEVASTPAKKAKPAMDLDAIAGPRVSHLHAGKLKK, via the coding sequence ATGAAGATCAAGCTCCGCAACCGACTCGAGGTTCTGATGAAGGACTCGGGCGTCAACAGCTTCGAGGAGATGGCCCAGCGCCTGACGCAGAATCAAGGCTGCAAGATCACTCGCACCGCACTGAGCCGGAAGTTTCGCGATCAGGATGTATCGCTCGCGCTTTCCATGATCGAAGCGATCTGCAACGAACTGCAGTGCCTGCCCGGCGACATTTTCGAGACCGAAGTGTCCGACGCTTCCGAGACGTTCGTGGAAGAGCTGCGCACGCGGCTGCAACCGTTCCGCTACGGCACGATCCGCCTGCAGAAGCCCGGGCCGGCGACTGAGATGGCTTCCGAGCCGACAGGAGAAGTCGCCTCAACGCCCGCCAAGAAGGCAAAGCCGGCGATGGATCTGGATGCAATCGCCGGTCCGCGGGTCTCGCATCTGCACGCCGGCAAGCTGAAGAAGTGA